The Limanda limanda chromosome 21, fLimLim1.1, whole genome shotgun sequence genome contains the following window.
ttgtttttttgtctcttggTACTTGCTTATTGCAGTCCAGTTAAGGTCTCTATGTAACAAAGCAGAGTGCTGGTCTGCAGTGAGACATGGGTCTGAGTAAGTCTCTGTACAAGTGTGAGCCTTCCGTAGCTGTTACTGAGGATGTATTGCTAACAGGGGGTGGGTAAACATGCCactagcttgtactttctaatcaTAACTTGCTTATCTTTCCTGCATGGCCAGTTTTGTAGCTCAGCTTTGTCCGCTTCTCTCTCCTAGGGCACTGGAGTTATAGGTTATTCAAGTTTAAAGGTGGGTATTTTTTGACTGCATTGGCAACCATTGCGAATATTATTGGATGATTTGGCTGTTCTGTACCATTCACTGGCTATTTCTTTGTGGTGTGAATTCtttcaatttcctttttttttctccggtGGGATAGTCGGCTCATCTTCAGTACGTCCTATTGAAAACAAAATCGTATGTGCTGACCACCCCATGCTGAACAGAAAACTTTCATCAACAGAGATACATACACATACTATCATTCTCGGAAGCAATCACAATAAAGCTGTCGTCCCTGGACAAGGTGGCAGAACTGCCTCGTTGGGCTTATTAGcccatatttttgttttgtttttgttttcattctgacGTTTGGCCCAATAGAAATTAAAGCGATTGATTTAACTTGTGCTCTTGTTTTAGCAATATGTGTTATCATGATGCTTTTAATTTTTGACATAATACCTTAAGGTCCTTCCCAAAGGTCCTCTTCCTTCAGCTGAGTCTGTTTGTGCAGTGTGTGACTGGAGTATAGGTGAATAGGACCCTCAGGCCCTGGGGCCCGGGGCTCGATGTGGTTGGATGTCAGTTAAAGGATATCTATCTGATCCAAATAACCGATGAAAATTGCTGTATCTGTCTATAAAGTTGAGAAAGCACTAGAGAAGTGTTTTCCTCTAGTTAGAGAAATTGTTTGAATCAAGTCGATGGCAGTCGGTTACATTGTGTATGGAAAACTCTACCTGGCTTGTAACTGACTAGAACTGTGATGTACAGATGATGTATTATTAAAATCTGAAGCAAGTAATGCAATGATATTAGGAtacagtttttgtatttttattcttGTATAAGGTTATTTGATGGCTATTGTTTAGCCTCTAGTTCATTctgtgttatttaaattctaatATATGAATCATATTTGGATTGAAGTCATGTTCAGGGGCCATGTTGTGTATGTATTGAGATGTAAAGCCTTTGAATGTGAATAATTATTGTAAACTATaatattttacagcttttttcTTACTATATCATACATTTTCTATTTGCTCAGTGATTTAATCATATTCTGATAATTTAATGAATCTGTTCATTCTCTCTCTGATTATTTGTGCGCTAGGTCAGTAGATGTTGAATGATGAATTTTCCACTTAATGCTTGGTAGTCCAGTAATTAAAGCATGTAGGGATTTAGGCATACAAATAAAGCCATGTGTCCTGTCTTCTGTTAACAACCACAGTCAATGACACAGGGAAATCAGTGACAATGGCATCTCacggcttctttttttttgcagcatgtAAATAAAGTACCGGCCCTGTTCTCAGTGCTCGTGTCGTggaaatgacttaaatgcactTTAACCCTGCGTGGTCTAAATCCATGATCTGTATGAACAATCATAAAAACCCTGCACCCTCGACATAATGGTCTCAGCAGCAGGGGATCAGTGCTCCACATAGAAGTGGCTCAATCCAGGGAGGACCCGTTTCTTCTGGAATAATTTATGCATCTGTCAGTGCTGGTGGAGTGTGTCAGTAGGAGTGGCCCAGGCGCTGGCTGCCTGCTTTGCATGAACCGTGGACTCCCCAAGTCAgcggctgctgcagctcggATATTTCCTGTCAGACAGATCCGAGCCGAGCCGAGGCAagggcggaggagagagagtgagggatgGCAGAGAGTAGCTCCGAGCCGAGCGGCTCCGTGCACCGGAGATGTGTGGCCCATTCCTCGGCGGCGGACAGGAACATGTCACCGGGCGTCGGGGCTTCGAAGTGGATCCGCCTGAACGTCGGGGGCACGTATTTTCTAACGACGAGACAGACGCTGTGTCGAGATCCCAAATCGTTTCTGTACCGACTGAGCCAGGCTGACCCCGACCTCGACTCCGACAAGGTAAATGCTAAGCTAGCTAGCACGGTAGTTGGGAGCCTTACTAAGTTAACTGCATTTTAATCTTCCGTGAAACCAGCTTTTAATATCTCATCTCGTCCTCTAGCGACTGGACGTGTTAATAACTGCGTCTACCAGCTACTTTATAAACATAACCACCCTTGTGAAAATAAGCgtttattcaaatattcagCGTTAAGTCGTTTCTTTTGTCGCTAGCTAGCATTAGCCGTCTAAGCTAATGCTAGATTCCGACAGTCACCACATGACATGCGATGTTGCTGCTAGTCTGGTGAGCGTTGATTACtctttatgttttaattatataAGATACCGGTTGTTGTGGTCACCAGAGTTTGGGGTTTAAAGTGTCAAGTGCTGGGGAAATAACTATCGtcttttaatttacatttgttttgcatGTAATTAGCAAGTAGCCACAGTAATTGGAAACTTTCCCCAAACCCGATTAAATGCGAGTTGTCAGGTAGTGACAGTTAAAACAATCCTCTCATTATCAGCGTATTAATCATGTGAACGACTTCCAACCAGTTACTGGTCACTTCCGTGTTAAtagttttttcaatattttcaatatttaaaacgATGGGTTAATTTATTCAGCTTTAACAGTTTACAATTGTGGCTTCAACTTTATTTTGGCTGATTACCAATAAACAAAATCTCCCCCAAAAAACACGTCAATATtatatcgtgtgtgtgtgtgtgtgtgtgtgtgtgtgtgtgtgtgtgtgtgtgtgtgtgtgtgtgtgtgtgtgtgtgtgtgtgtgtgtgtgtgtgtgtgtgtgtgtgtgtgtgtgtgtgtgtgtgtgtgtgtgtgtgtgtgtgtgtgtgtgtgtgtgtgtgtgtgtgtgtgtgtgtgtgtgtgtgtgtgtgtgtcccttcaTCTCCTGAGGTTGTTTCTTGGCTCTGTTTGCTGTGTAGTAGTCGGCCTCTGTGCTGGTGATCAGGCTTCCCCTAATGAGTACATAAGTCATTGCCAAGTGGGGTGAGCTGCTGCTGACAATtgagagctgggggggggggggtgaagtcaCTCATCTCCCTGTGAACGGCCTCAATATCTCCAGAATCAGACGTCTCTCTGTTCGTCCATCTGCCTCTCTTAAAAGCAGCGTGCCTGCTtgcaatcccccccccccccaccagctctGTCAAAAACAATTTGTTAGTGTCTGTATACATAGTGAAACGTGCCCTGGTTTTCACGGCTCATTTCACTGCCCcattattcattgttttttcatCTACTTAATCTTCACCCCTTCACGTTGAGCTGAAAGCAAGGCTCGTCTCATATTTTCATGCAAATATTTGTAATCTCTGAATAATCAGCTTGCTTTTTGGCTGCTTTATCCTCCCGTGAGCAACGGATCAGTCCATCTCAATCCCTTGTCTTAAGTACGCATCAGTCACTCTAGCCATTACTGTACCTTTCTCCTGCAGACCCGGATTTAGGATTTATCCCAGTAAAAGACAGGCTATTATTGGGCATTATATTTCTTGTCCCTGGGTCTCAAAGTATTTAACCTTATTTCCTCTTATTTGAAAGTGAGCCATGCTTTTTTTCATATAACACTGCATGTGAATAGGAAGCTCAGCAGAGTGACAGATCAGTGGAGAGctctgttttttggggggggatgCAGTATTGTGTTTCCCAGCCAAAGAAACGAGTGGTTCAGCTCTCAGTCACGCAGGCTGACGTGCTTCAGCAGGACTCTTGAGGAGAACTGCATTATTCATGCTGTTGACTGGAGCCTGTTTTGCACATTGGGGTAGACCAGGGCGAAAGTGGAGGAAGTGCTGTCACGTGCACAACCTTAACAGCTTATAAGTCTTTCTAGGTTGGTTATCCTAAAATTGACTAATGCTACTACTTGCTGTCGTGCGAGTGATATTGTTTGTAGGTTTACAAAGGTTTGGTCACTAATTCATAAGCTGGAATTGCCCTTAAAATCGTCAGCTGTCAAGCCACCAAGCTTGAGAGATGCACACCAGTGGGCATTTATCCCTTTGGCAGACTTCTGCTCTCAAACAACTCAACTCGGGGCCACTCAAGTATAGACCCGGCCTTCCAGCTCTCAGAGCCGCATCAATTTTTCAAGCGCTCCCATCACAAAGGATTCTTGTTTCCTCAAGTTATtcttttcatattcatatcCATTTGCTGCCCGAGCCTCTCCGCAGCATGTGTGAAAAAAATATGGCCATATTTAATGCCGGATTCAGGTTGTATGTCATGCCTGAGCACACTGTGGGAGGCAACTTAAATATTTAACGGTAATATCGTCTCCTACTGCTCCTCTTGCAGTAAGTGCTCAACAGGGCACTGCAGGATGCTGCTGGCAAATTAGATGCGATTTAAGCCTTTATCATTCTAAAGAAACTTTACTTACACAAGCCATGCACCTACACTTGATTAATGCCTTGTTGCAAGACATTAAAATGATGCTGGCTTGAATTTCTGCACAAATCTTATTAATCAGTGAGTGCATAATCTTTCACTTCAAACTTCTGTTTCTCTATTTCACATCACATTTCTCCTTTTGCCATCAGAGAGCTCCAGGTTGCAGTGACTTGTCAGCTTAGCTACCGAACTGCTTCTCATCATGACAGCAAAGCTTTTAGGGGACTTTGAAAATGAGCTGTTCATTTAGCAACCGAAACCCTGTGTGCTAGGGAACTCACCAATGATGATGCTGCCTTGCCGGGCTGAAAATGGTAGAAAGGCGAGTACCTCCTCTCGGCCTCGGTGAAAGGTCAGGCACACGTTCAAATGACGGTGTTAAATATTGTGAAATACGAGATAGATTCACACAATATAGCCCTGCTGTGAtgtgtgtattatttaaaagatgAAGGCCTGTTTGACTATGCCATTACTGCCTGTACTCCAGAGAGACTCCTGGCTCCCACTCTACAAGGATCAGACTTCCACTTGGCTAAGTAGCTACAGTCATGTGACTTCAAAGATCTACTGCAACATCTTTACGCACTGTTTCTGCAGGGGGCTTGTGTTCCGGCTCGTCTGCAGTGAAGGCCGAGCTGCACTTGATAAAGCTCTCATTCTTTTTCTCCTTGGCCTGAGCAAATTGGAATGCCCTCGCGTGATAGTGTCATGTTTTTGTATCATGTTGTTGTCGTTTGCGTGATAATTACTATTAGCCATCTGTCCCACTATAAGACAGCCTATGACATTTTGCTCTGTTGTGCACCTTTCGTTGTAATGAGTAGGAAGTGTGCAACATCTTGTGAATTTTGTTGGATTAAGCATTGACTTTCAGTGTTAATGTGACTGCAGACATCCTCATTGGACGTCATGTGCTTGGAGGGTGGGTTGCCATGGTATTTCCTGTTGGAGGATATGTAATGCATGTAGGAGAAGAAAGATAACGTTAATTCACTGCTCTTTCCTCTGTGGTGAAGGCCGCCCTTGTAGTTTGCTTTTGTTTATGTCGATTTATAGTTTTCCTTAGTTTGAACTCAGTCGTGGCCAGGCCTGAGGTTTCCATCGTTCTAGTGACTGTTTACGGAATGCTTTGCCGTTTGAAAATTTGAATAAGACCAAACAGCAAAACGCCATAAAGCAAGCCTGACCGACACTGAACTGACCTACTTCTGGTGGTCATTGTAGCCAGTGTTGAAACTTTTCTGCGTATTTTTTGTCTGTGATAATAGTTTGTTGCTTTTCAATTTCAAGGTGCTGCAGACCTGTTTTGTCACTCATCACAAAATTAATTTAACTAGATTGTATGTTTGGGCGATATGCTGAAATGTTCATTCAGCCACCATCAGCCACAGATTGACGATAAGCTCACCCACGCATGCGCAGGGGCATTCGCCAGTATCGGCTGATGCAATTCTGTAAGAGCTGTGTCCACTTGTGATGGGATCTCACTTCACTGACCTGTGTGCAACTTAACACAACCAAATTATGTCTTCACGCACTCTCCGTTGTGTGATGAtatctgctttcagacatgcactgtcAGAGCTCCCCAGTTCCTCTctattttctctggaggaggtgcatgtgtgaacctTGGGACGCCAACTAAGATGCCAACTAGGGAagatgagattcaagagcttttagTGGTAACAGCTGTTGCCAGtgtgatgtgctgtaaacaaaaaacaaaacatgtataTGTGGCCTCCTGCATGCTGCACCGACCTCTTGAACAATTGGATGTGTAAAATCCCGAGAAAGTGCAACATGTTCCGGACTTTGTATCTGATAACAGCTTATTAGCAGTTTTGTTGTTGGCCATCCCATTTGCTGTCTGCGGTTAATCCCAGCAGCGGCCCATCTCTTATTCCCTGACTGTCCCCACTCGTCTGTTGCCCAGTGCTTCCCAGCTGGGGCCCCTAGAGACATagccttttgtttttaattaaatacactGTTCCCTTTGTGCATGCGAGTCCACATCAGAGCCCCCACAATCATCTCTCTGTAAACGAGGGACTGTCGCCCCAAGTTCCCCATATGAGCCCAGAGGACCAGCTACAGGCTTGTTAGCACAACAGGGCAGGAGGTAGAAAGCTTACAGAAGTGTACAGTTTAAATACGCTagctttctgtgtttgttcagtgGGAGGATTTTTTGAAGCAGTATGCAATAGTTTATTTATGTAGTGCACCTGATCTTTTTCACTGCTGACATTTTGACTTATTATTGTAGTAGGATGAGCTAAGatgttaataataaaacaaacaatgacTCTGTTTTTCTGGTTTGACAGTGAGGTGGTGTGCACTTTACCAGGGACCCTGAAACCAAACTGCTAACTTATTGTCAAGTGTCATCTGAGAAAACGACATATGTATGGTCTCATAGCGCTttcgcaaaaactactgaacagatttctcAGAAAACTGGTTGTGGTTGGGGCAAGGACCATgtaagaacccattaaatttttACATGTGTCTGGACAatgaggcagatccaggatgttgtttttttctttcactctaTAATGGCTTGCCAGGGCTTTTTTTCCCCAGACgctttcaccaatttcccagaaATGAATGGATCTTAATTACAAACAAAGTCAGACATATTTAGAGGACTTATATTGAACTGTCAGAGTTATACAGCTTTGgctttgtttgtctcctcatgCAGGCCCACATGCACCTGTCCCTAAACTGTAGCAACTATAGAAGTGTAAGGAACTGACACAGGGCAATGGGACCAGAATAGTCCTCCACTGGGCTCCAGTTTAATATTTTTGCCTCAGAAAGGAGGTCAACCAGCCAAGAGGGTTCTGAAATTCATTACAAAAGAAATGCACTGGGAGCTTCTCTCATTATTGAAAATATTAATGGGTTTTGAGTTGAATCCATCCTCTAACTTGCAAAGGGGAGCTGTATGAATGCACATATGTTTGTATGTTAAGACTAAGCTTTCTGTTTAGTTTTGGTCATGGCCTGGCGTTTGACAATACTGCTCTGTTCCTGTGTAAATATTGGCGGACATTGCATCAAAAAGCTATGCTGCTATTTAACCAAGATTGCACCGGTAGCAAAACACTCATGCAAAGTCAAACATCCTGTCAAATATGAGCTTTTTACACATCGTCAGTATCCATGTTAATATTTGCCAATATGCACCTGTATGTAAACTaccaaactttattttacagacTAAACGATACACAAAAGATGTCCATTTAGGTTTACATTTATTGTAAAATAGGTATTTTCTTGATTCAAgttctatatttatttttttgtatttgttttatttttacctgcagttatttataattaagtgtatggttaaattgtaaaatatcaagcctcagtCACATTTCTTTATCAAAGGTTTGATACCAATAAGAAACTATTCCCATCTACtttaaaatggttaaaatgCTGTTGGGCTCATACCACATGGTAGAGCTGTTTGCTTTGAGCAGCAGGTCCCTGGTTCAATTCCTGGCTGTTGCACCATTTAATGTGTTATTCCCAGCAAGTCCCCTTATTTTCAGTCTCTACTTTACTATATAGATTCAAGTAAAAGCAAAGGCCAAAGAAACGCTTCAAACTAACGCTGAAATTGACTGAAATGTATCTACGAGGCCAACTATGTAATAGAGCCGACGAGGCTGAACATCAGTTGTAAGCCAAGGTGCTTTCTCATGTTCCCCTTGGTGGATTCAGACTACTGATCCAAATCTTTTTCTGTTCTGCTCTAATTGTTATATCCTCCTGTTTCCCCACGAGACGAAGACGGTCTAATCACAGTACTTATAGAAATAGGGGAATACCCAGCGGTTGTGATAGAATCAAGATCAAACCCAAGGCCTGCGGGAGTAGTGAGATGATCTCCCAGAGCtgttttgtgcgtgtgtgtgactccGTGTGCACATCTCTTGTCAACCTCTGTAGAGATTATCGGCATTGGAGCTGACCTCATAATTATCTTCCCTTGAGTATTATTCACGGATGCACAGTGTTGGGTTTTTGTCCCCAGATTAGGTTTCGATGAAAGTATACGCCTGCTCATTGACCTTCTTGTTTTAAAGGAATCCTCTGAGTCGGTTGAGAGGATCAAGTTCACTTTTGTCACGTTATGTGTACAACTAAAtccaaaaaaaatctaatattatGTGggaattaaattattattttcatcctcctcttttgtttttcaggatgAAACTGGTGCCTATCTCATAGACAGAGACCCAACATACTTTGGGCCAGTGCTTAACTACTTGAGGCACGGCAAGCTGGTGCTCAACAGGGACTTGGCAGAGGAAGGTATTGTCTTAAactatttcaaatcaaaatatttGTACATTAGCACGTTTTTAATCCATTGCAAATCTGTTAACATCTTCTGATTGATGCTTTAATACCTGAAAAGACTGTGATTGCGATAAATATACATCCATATTTGCAGTTTTACCAGAACATAAGATCAATATAAATAACATGGATGAaatttaacaattttttttccattattatCTCTGTGAAACTCTAAATTTGAtgccattgtttttatttaatctttacTGGTatttgaagcagcagcaggataaTTCCTCCAAAAAAgcataattgtttattttctaaccATTTCAAGGTGTGTTGGAGGAAGCCGAATTCTACAACATTACATCATTAATAAAGCTCCTCAAGGACAAGATCAGGGAACGCGACTGCAAAACATCACAGGTATGATTGTGTGAAGATAATGGATTTCTTCTTATTCTTCATATCTGTTCCCTGAATTTTGGGAACGGTTTGTCATCTCTTTCCATCTCATTTCTCTCATGTGTCCGTTGGTCCTCTCAGGTTCCGGTGAAACATGTGTATCGGGTGCTGCAgtgccaggaggaggagctgacacAGATGGTTTCTACCATGTCGGACGGCTGGAAGTTTGAACAGGTAAATCTTCTTCCTGCGAGCTCACAGCAGCATTCCTCCTATTCATGTGCTTCACCCACTCCGCTATGCTCAAAATGCAAGGGGGTCTTATCCTCAATGTTGGAAAtggctaaaaaaaaaagccagcaAACAGCAAATCACATCTTTCCTAATGTCCGCATACGTGATCCGGGCATCCCTtctgtgctctgattggttgttaCAGCTTGTCAGTATAGGTTACGGGCGGGCCCGGAAGTCAGAGTTTCTGCTGATTGTGTCAAGGGAGGTGAAGGGAGAGGAGACTGCTTTGCCAAACAACAGCGGAGAGGTGTGTCCCACAAATTTCTGTCAACGGGCTGGTCACTGCATGGTCCCCATGTCGGCCATTTTTATCCCAAGTAGACACTTAgctgtttattgttttcttttcagttgATTCCTTTTCAGTGTTCATTTGTACTGCTTGCTCACCAGTGAGGCTTAAAGAACACGACAcctttttcttgtttgtgaattgatgattatattatatttttattcatacCGCATTCACAGTATGTAAGCTTTCTGTGTTCTGCTGCGATGTCGCCACTTGGCTGTTTTGGAGGCTGTGCTGTAATATAGTGGTTGTTCTTTtttgagagaaatgttttttgatCTATAAAGCAGGTACAATTTCAAATGAGAACAGAAGTGTTTGGATGTTGGGAGTCTGTCTTGAATGTGTGataaatctttctttctttctgagaCGACGAACTGCATTAATCTCCTTACATAGTCAGATggggaaacaaagagaaacactccTGCAAAGCCTAAAGCCCGGTCCAGAGAAGATACTCTTTAATGACCTACTGTCGTCCTAAGGACTTAATATAGAGCATTTATCCATGAGTATATTCAGTTGAAAGTcatagtatgtgtgtgtttgttttgaatcctCTGCAGTGTGACAGTGTAGAATTCACGGT
Protein-coding sequences here:
- the kctd5b gene encoding BTB/POZ domain-containing protein KCTD5; translation: MAESSSEPSGSVHRRCVAHSSAADRNMSPGVGASKWIRLNVGGTYFLTTRQTLCRDPKSFLYRLSQADPDLDSDKDETGAYLIDRDPTYFGPVLNYLRHGKLVLNRDLAEEGVLEEAEFYNITSLIKLLKDKIRERDCKTSQVPVKHVYRVLQCQEEELTQMVSTMSDGWKFEQLVSIGSSYNYGNEDQAEFLCVVSKELHNQSYGTNSEPSEKAKILQERGSRM